A window of Chitinophagales bacterium contains these coding sequences:
- a CDS encoding polysaccharide biosynthesis C-terminal domain-containing protein, with amino-acid sequence MKADLFKGSIYRIIFMGLSFLVSLLIAAISGTAIFGSLSLMIVNAAILLIFSGLGTDAALVWHWAGEKLNPRAGYSFVTLTGLFQLLLFGLGEWTSLQVWDKTLLARGSGQTYLWPETLYFVGLVLLEKWGSLFYSSHQAVRANQILAIISFVFALFLAFSVQGLGVRVEDPFSLFAGFTFIQGLSLMVAFHFSVPGIRPGRLSASEIRSLFQFSFLVFITNGIQFLAYRIDYWFIDHYQGEGGVGVYAQANRFAQLLWVVPNILAALLIPALSKKEGALTTSGFMTYPRFLMRWNAILLLLVPFTAWLIYQYLMPASFMPGWKALLWMIPGYYFFGLTLLLAAWFSAMGQLKVNLTGSLICLVLITLADALLIPRWGAIGAALANTLAYSLTTLYFMLRFKARTGIDHLSYWRSKD; translated from the coding sequence TTGAAAGCCGACCTGTTCAAAGGAAGCATTTACCGGATCATTTTCATGGGACTGAGTTTTTTGGTCAGTCTGCTGATTGCCGCAATTTCGGGTACGGCCATCTTTGGTTCCCTTTCCCTGATGATCGTAAATGCAGCCATCCTACTCATTTTTTCCGGGTTAGGAACGGATGCAGCGCTGGTTTGGCATTGGGCCGGAGAAAAATTGAATCCCCGTGCGGGGTATTCTTTTGTTACCCTGACTGGGCTTTTTCAACTGCTTTTATTTGGGTTAGGGGAATGGACCAGTTTGCAGGTATGGGATAAAACCCTGTTGGCAAGAGGTAGTGGACAAACTTATTTGTGGCCCGAAACATTATATTTTGTGGGATTGGTGCTTTTGGAAAAATGGGGCTCGCTCTTCTACTCCTCCCATCAGGCTGTTCGGGCCAACCAGATACTCGCCATCATCTCCTTTGTATTTGCTCTTTTTTTAGCCTTCTCTGTCCAGGGATTGGGTGTTCGGGTAGAGGATCCTTTTTCTTTATTTGCCGGCTTTACGTTTATCCAGGGACTCAGCCTTATGGTCGCCTTTCATTTTTCGGTACCCGGCATTCGGCCTGGCCGACTTTCAGCCAGCGAGATACGTTCTCTGTTTCAATTTTCCTTCCTGGTCTTCATCACCAATGGAATTCAGTTTCTGGCCTATCGGATCGATTATTGGTTCATTGACCATTACCAGGGCGAGGGGGGAGTGGGTGTTTATGCGCAGGCAAACCGCTTTGCGCAGCTTTTGTGGGTTGTTCCCAATATCCTGGCAGCTTTGTTGATCCCCGCACTTTCAAAGAAAGAAGGAGCGTTGACTACCTCCGGTTTTATGACCTATCCCCGGTTCCTGATGCGGTGGAATGCCATCTTATTACTCCTGGTACCTTTTACAGCCTGGCTCATCTATCAATATCTGATGCCGGCTTCCTTTATGCCCGGCTGGAAAGCCTTGCTCTGGATGATTCCCGGTTACTATTTCTTTGGACTGACCCTCCTCCTGGCCGCCTGGTTTTCGGCAATGGGGCAATTAAAGGTTAACCTTACCGGCTCACTGATCTGTCTTGTCCTGATCACCCTGGCCGACGCCCTGTTAATTCCCCGGTGGGGAGCAATAGGAGCTGCTTTAGCCAATACCCTTGCGTATTCGCTCACGACGTTGTATTTTATGCTGCGATTTAAAGCCCGGACCGGAATAGATCACCTGTCGTATTGGCGTTCCAAAGACTGA
- a CDS encoding triose-phosphate isomerase, producing MRKQIAAANWKMNLTYQQGEQLLDDILAAGITLADHQEAVFAVPSLYLTLAQKKLSGHKHYHASAQNCYNKKSGAYTGEIAAEMIKSVGVGYCVLGHSERREYFQESHQMLAEKVDLCLENGLTPIFCCGEPLSIREQGSQNEFVATQLRESLYHLPAEKVKTLVIAYEPIWAIGTGKTATTAQAQEMHAYLRSVLADQYGQDIANTIPILYGGSVKANNAAELFASPDVDGGLVGGASLVASDFIAIIKALK from the coding sequence ATGAGGAAACAAATCGCAGCCGCAAACTGGAAAATGAACCTGACCTATCAACAAGGCGAGCAGTTATTGGATGATATACTGGCTGCTGGAATTACCCTGGCCGACCATCAGGAGGCGGTATTTGCAGTACCTTCTCTTTATCTTACTCTGGCGCAAAAGAAATTATCAGGGCATAAGCACTACCATGCTTCCGCGCAAAATTGTTACAATAAGAAATCCGGTGCCTATACCGGCGAAATCGCTGCCGAGATGATCAAATCGGTAGGTGTAGGCTATTGTGTTCTGGGTCATAGCGAACGCCGTGAGTACTTCCAGGAAAGTCACCAGATGTTGGCCGAAAAAGTGGACCTCTGTCTCGAAAATGGATTAACCCCGATCTTTTGTTGTGGTGAACCTTTGTCCATCCGGGAACAGGGAAGCCAGAATGAATTTGTGGCCACCCAACTCCGTGAATCCCTTTACCATCTGCCAGCAGAAAAAGTTAAAACCCTCGTGATCGCCTATGAGCCGATCTGGGCCATTGGAACAGGTAAAACCGCCACTACCGCACAGGCACAAGAAATGCATGCTTATCTGCGTTCTGTATTGGCAGACCAGTACGGACAGGACATTGCCAATACCATACCCATCCTCTACGGAGGAAGTGTAAAAGCCAATAATGCGGCGGAACTATTTGCCAGTCCCGATGTGGATGGTGGATTGGTGGGCGGCGCCTCCCTGGTAGCGAGCGATTTTATTGCGATCATCAAAGCTTTGAAATAA
- a CDS encoding DUF4382 domain-containing protein — protein sequence MRTKQLSALGLFALFATLITFFSCQKEGSLQSNIPEGQNKLSIYLMDGPYDFQQVNVEIQAIYVKIDSCDRSRWNDDDDDHPGCDDHHDSLYRNCEFWDTLDVNPGVYDLLTLQNGVDTLLASGFVLDGRIERIKFVLGTNNSVMVDSVVHPLHLVGNLNYVFVNLKREHLDSLSSDNFQLYLDFDVARSIWKSNGKYWLKPVLKPFGRHSTGEIEGKVRPVHSHGMIMALSGTDTTFARPDHHEGEFKIRGLRPGTYDVFIDGINGYRDTTITGVEVRRNRDTELGTIRLTQ from the coding sequence ATGAGAACAAAACAGTTAAGTGCTCTCGGGCTGTTTGCCCTTTTTGCCACACTGATTACATTTTTTTCCTGTCAAAAAGAAGGATCCCTTCAATCGAATATTCCTGAAGGGCAAAACAAATTGTCCATCTATCTGATGGATGGGCCTTATGATTTCCAACAGGTTAATGTGGAGATACAGGCTATCTACGTAAAAATTGATTCCTGTGACAGAAGCAGATGGAATGATGATGATGATGACCATCCGGGTTGTGATGACCATCATGATTCACTGTACCGCAATTGTGAATTCTGGGATACATTGGATGTGAACCCCGGGGTTTATGATCTTCTCACCCTGCAAAACGGAGTCGATACCTTATTGGCCAGTGGCTTTGTTTTGGACGGAAGAATTGAACGCATCAAATTTGTTCTGGGTACCAATAATAGTGTGATGGTGGATAGCGTGGTCCATCCCCTTCACCTGGTGGGCAACCTGAATTATGTGTTTGTAAACCTCAAAAGAGAACATCTCGATTCACTCAGTTCTGACAATTTCCAATTATATCTTGATTTTGACGTGGCCCGCTCTATTTGGAAATCCAATGGAAAATATTGGCTCAAACCTGTACTCAAACCTTTCGGCCGGCATAGCACCGGGGAAATCGAAGGAAAGGTAAGACCGGTCCACTCACATGGTATGATCATGGCTTTATCGGGTACCGATACCACATTTGCCCGGCCAGACCATCATGAAGGTGAATTCAAGATCAGAGGCCTGAGACCAGGTACCTATGATGTATTCATCGATGGCATCAATGGTTATCGGGATACGACAATAACCGGAGTAGAAGTCAGGCGAAACCGCGACACAGAATTAGGCACAATACGATTAACGCAATAG
- a CDS encoding YajQ family cyclic di-GMP-binding protein → MPSFDIVSKVDAQALDNAVNVVSKEISNRFDFKGTHLVINLDKKEYKLNLETDDDMKMRQLIDVLISRAHKQGIVPEAFDFSKEGYASGKVWKKEVTVRNGLKQEDAKKVVKLIKESGLKVQASINDDLVRVTGKKIDDLQEVIQASKTWGLGVPLQYENMRS, encoded by the coding sequence ATGCCGTCATTCGATATCGTTTCCAAAGTAGATGCCCAGGCACTTGACAATGCCGTCAATGTAGTGTCTAAGGAGATCAGCAACCGGTTTGATTTCAAAGGCACTCACCTCGTGATCAATCTGGATAAGAAAGAATACAAACTGAATCTGGAAACAGACGATGATATGAAAATGCGCCAGTTGATCGATGTGTTGATCAGCCGGGCACACAAACAAGGGATAGTGCCTGAGGCCTTTGACTTTTCGAAAGAAGGATATGCCAGTGGTAAAGTGTGGAAGAAGGAAGTGACCGTTCGAAACGGGCTGAAACAGGAGGATGCCAAAAAAGTAGTCAAACTGATCAAGGAATCTGGTCTCAAGGTCCAGGCCTCCATCAATGACGACCTGGTAAGGGTTACCGGGAAAAAGATAGATGACCTCCAGGAAGTAATCCAGGCCTCCAAAACCTGGGGGCTGGGGGTGCCGTTGCAGTATGAGAATATGCGATCATAG
- a CDS encoding acyl-CoA desaturase: MSVPKFPHTGDAFYLELKKRVGDYFSQAGIASTGNFQLYFKAVLLVISYIALYTWLVFFTPATFIAIIGCAVLGILTAAIGFNVMHDGAHGSFSQHPWLNKLAGLSLNVLGANNYLWKTKHNVIHHAYTNVDGVDDDIDARPFLRLCETQKFYKVHRFQHLYFWAAYSLLYLWWIFFTDYRKYFAGRIGPVKLKKMNMSEHLTFWGFKVLHMAIFVVLPILVVGVIPWLVGFLTLALVAGFVLSIVFQLAHTVQDTEFPQADPVTNKLGDEWAIHQLKTTANFSNRNRLISWWVGGLNFQIEHHLFPRISHVHYPAISKLIRQTCAEFGIQYIEYPRLRYAVASHVAFLRQMGKP; this comes from the coding sequence ATGAGCGTTCCTAAATTCCCCCACACGGGAGATGCCTTCTACCTGGAGTTGAAGAAAAGGGTAGGTGATTATTTTTCCCAGGCTGGCATTGCTTCCACTGGAAATTTTCAGTTGTATTTCAAAGCTGTATTACTGGTTATCTCCTATATCGCTTTATATACCTGGCTGGTGTTCTTTACACCCGCCACCTTTATCGCCATCATCGGTTGTGCCGTTTTGGGTATCCTGACTGCCGCCATTGGTTTCAATGTTATGCATGATGGGGCACACGGTAGTTTTAGCCAGCATCCCTGGCTGAATAAGCTGGCCGGCCTTTCCCTGAATGTCCTGGGTGCTAATAACTACCTGTGGAAAACAAAACACAATGTCATTCACCATGCCTATACAAATGTGGACGGAGTAGATGATGATATTGATGCCAGGCCTTTTTTGCGTCTCTGCGAAACGCAAAAATTCTATAAAGTACATCGCTTCCAGCATCTCTATTTCTGGGCTGCTTACTCCCTGTTGTATCTATGGTGGATCTTTTTCACCGACTATCGTAAGTATTTTGCAGGCCGGATCGGGCCGGTGAAATTGAAGAAAATGAATATGTCGGAGCACCTCACCTTCTGGGGCTTCAAAGTACTGCACATGGCGATCTTTGTCGTTCTGCCTATCCTTGTAGTAGGAGTGATACCCTGGCTTGTCGGTTTCCTGACCCTTGCGCTGGTAGCCGGATTTGTACTGAGCATCGTGTTCCAATTGGCCCATACTGTACAGGATACGGAGTTTCCACAAGCTGACCCCGTCACCAATAAACTGGGTGATGAATGGGCGATTCACCAATTAAAGACCACCGCTAATTTTTCCAATAGAAACCGGCTTATCTCCTGGTGGGTAGGGGGATTGAACTTTCAGATTGAACATCACCTGTTTCCCCGGATCTCCCACGTTCATTATCCGGCCATCAGTAAATTAATACGACAAACCTGTGCCGAATTTGGTATTCAATATATTGAATATCCACGGTTAAGGTATGCCGTTGCCTCCCATGTCGCTTTTCTGCGGCAAATGGGAAAACCTTAA
- a CDS encoding transporter, with amino-acid sequence MALFKRNKVLKEDPATGLGNNGNTVGTRYYRKDGSANVHKRGLKLLDRFSWYHTMLEMPRWKFWLSILLVFILINTIFASIYLWIGKEDMAGMEKGPFWIQFSEAFFFSAQTFTTVGYGRLNPVGFWSGLVASFEAFLGLLSFALATGLLYGRFSHPQAFLRFSEKALIAPYKDGRGLMIRLSPYKNNHLTDVEVKLTLGLRFIEEGKPVNRFYPLGVELAQINTLFLNWTIVHAINEKSALYQLSAEELRNLKAELIVFVKAFDETFSNTVVARTSYAADEFLFGHRFLSMYHQSEDGESTILELDLLNATEEVALPLVIPPSTEYNPGG; translated from the coding sequence ATGGCCTTATTCAAAAGAAATAAAGTCCTGAAAGAAGACCCTGCCACCGGTCTGGGTAATAATGGCAATACGGTGGGCACCCGGTATTATCGTAAAGATGGTTCCGCGAATGTGCACAAGCGGGGGTTGAAATTATTGGACCGGTTTAGCTGGTACCATACCATGTTGGAAATGCCCCGATGGAAATTCTGGTTATCGATACTGCTCGTTTTCATTCTCATCAACACCATTTTCGCCAGTATATATCTGTGGATCGGTAAGGAGGATATGGCAGGAATGGAAAAGGGCCCGTTCTGGATTCAATTTTCAGAGGCATTCTTTTTCAGTGCCCAAACCTTTACCACTGTTGGCTATGGCCGGTTAAACCCGGTTGGATTTTGGTCTGGTCTGGTGGCTTCCTTTGAAGCGTTTTTGGGGTTACTGAGTTTTGCCCTGGCCACTGGTTTATTATACGGACGTTTCTCTCATCCGCAGGCCTTTTTACGGTTCAGTGAAAAGGCACTCATTGCGCCGTACAAGGACGGACGAGGATTGATGATACGTCTTTCTCCCTATAAGAACAATCACCTTACCGATGTGGAGGTAAAGCTTACACTGGGCTTGCGGTTTATTGAAGAGGGCAAACCGGTCAACCGGTTTTATCCACTCGGAGTTGAACTTGCGCAGATCAATACGTTATTTCTGAATTGGACGATCGTTCACGCCATCAATGAAAAAAGTGCCTTATATCAACTAAGCGCCGAGGAATTGCGTAATCTCAAAGCGGAATTAATCGTATTTGTCAAAGCCTTTGATGAAACTTTTTCCAATACCGTGGTGGCGCGAACATCCTACGCGGCGGATGAATTTCTTTTTGGACACCGTTTTCTTTCAATGTATCATCAGTCGGAAGATGGAGAATCCACCATACTCGAATTAGACCTGCTAAATGCAACAGAGGAAGTCGCGTTACCACTCGTTATACCGCCTTCAACTGAATATAATCCTGGCGGTTAA
- a CDS encoding CBS domain-containing protein, producing MKTVKEVLERKSKSFNQISTGALVIEALQMLNSVNLSYLVVMDGDQFKGIFSERDYTRNVALKGRSSATTTVGEVMSVDLPIIGINDSVEQCMNKIDTFKTRYLLAYEDKKFLGVITIHDLLRMVIASRAEVFDDNLVQRLLDQNENIRVY from the coding sequence ATGAAGACTGTCAAGGAAGTGCTCGAAAGGAAGAGTAAGTCTTTCAACCAAATTTCAACAGGTGCCCTGGTCATTGAGGCCCTGCAGATGTTGAATTCGGTGAACCTCAGTTATCTGGTGGTTATGGACGGTGATCAGTTCAAAGGAATATTTAGTGAGCGGGATTATACCCGCAATGTGGCATTAAAGGGTCGGTCAAGTGCCACTACCACGGTAGGTGAGGTCATGTCCGTCGACCTGCCAATCATTGGTATCAATGATTCGGTGGAACAATGCATGAACAAAATAGACACTTTCAAAACCCGGTATTTGCTGGCCTATGAGGACAAGAAATTTCTGGGGGTGATCACCATACATGACCTGCTCCGAATGGTCATTGCCAGTCGTGCCGAAGTGTTTGATGATAACCTGGTCCAAAGGCTTCTGGATCAGAACGAAAACATCCGGGTTTATTGA
- a CDS encoding FkbM family methyltransferase — MLRFLKMDQRLFEKKLPQGFCMLLSPFEHQQQQLLWYGSYDAHITRYLEKNLKAGETFLDIGANIGYYSLVAGSIDPGIRVIAFEPVRSNFDKLKAHLGKNRLGQADAYPFAVGSTRGKVTIFHAGPDNEGMSALYPPENHRGSQEEVEMIDLDSWELTRSLQKIDLIKIDTEGNEKEVLRGMKELIKKHRPRIILECNPETLVRFGETPATLLKECEGLGYTVFNLTSGSNEALSSASLSNLAVDFLLMPLNL, encoded by the coding sequence ATGTTGCGTTTTTTAAAAATGGATCAACGTCTGTTTGAAAAGAAATTACCACAGGGGTTTTGCATGTTGCTTTCCCCTTTTGAACACCAGCAACAACAGCTACTTTGGTATGGATCATACGATGCTCATATCACCCGCTATCTTGAAAAAAACCTGAAAGCCGGGGAAACTTTTTTGGATATCGGGGCCAATATAGGTTACTACTCGCTTGTGGCGGGATCCATTGACCCAGGTATCCGGGTCATCGCCTTCGAACCCGTACGATCCAACTTTGACAAGTTAAAAGCGCATTTGGGAAAAAACAGGTTAGGGCAGGCAGATGCTTATCCGTTTGCCGTAGGCAGTACAAGAGGTAAAGTCACGATTTTTCATGCTGGGCCTGATAACGAAGGAATGTCCGCTCTCTATCCACCCGAAAACCATAGGGGTAGCCAGGAAGAGGTGGAGATGATCGATTTGGATTCCTGGGAACTGACCAGATCGCTTCAAAAAATAGATCTTATCAAGATTGATACGGAAGGAAATGAGAAAGAGGTGTTGAGGGGCATGAAGGAATTGATCAAAAAGCACCGCCCCCGGATCATCCTCGAATGTAATCCGGAAACGCTGGTACGTTTTGGTGAAACGCCCGCAACTTTATTGAAAGAGTGTGAAGGATTGGGATATACCGTCTTTAACCTGACCAGTGGAAGCAATGAAGCCCTTTCTTCCGCCTCCTTATCCAACCTTGCGGTGGACTTTTTGTTAATGCCCCTTAACTTGTAA
- a CDS encoding acyl-CoA-binding protein: protein MDLHQLFEQAVADSKNLSERPSNETLLQLYSLYKQATEGDVNTPAPNPFDFVAKAKYEAWVNLKGKPKEDAMKEYVNLMEKLQAYSS from the coding sequence ATGGATTTGCACCAGTTGTTCGAACAGGCTGTCGCTGACAGTAAAAATCTCAGTGAGAGACCCAGCAACGAAACCTTACTCCAACTCTATTCATTGTACAAACAAGCAACCGAAGGCGATGTAAATACACCCGCCCCAAATCCATTTGATTTTGTGGCCAAGGCAAAATATGAAGCCTGGGTAAACCTGAAAGGGAAGCCAAAGGAAGATGCCATGAAGGAATATGTAAACCTGATGGAGAAGTTGCAAGCTTATTCGAGCTGA
- a CDS encoding type B 50S ribosomal protein L31: MKKGVHPDSYRFVVFKDMSNGYSFLSRSTAHTKETVKWEDGNEYPLVKLEISNTSHPFFTGKNMLVDTAGRIDKFKKKYEKKK; encoded by the coding sequence ATGAAGAAAGGTGTCCACCCCGATAGCTATCGGTTCGTAGTTTTCAAAGACATGAGTAACGGTTATTCTTTTCTTAGCCGTTCTACAGCCCACACCAAAGAGACCGTAAAATGGGAAGACGGTAATGAGTATCCTCTGGTAAAACTGGAGATCTCAAATACCTCACACCCCTTCTTCACCGGTAAGAACATGTTGGTGGATACGGCTGGTCGTATCGACAAGTTCAAGAAGAAATATGAGAAGAAAAAATAA
- a CDS encoding glycosyltransferase translates to MQEGKEKKYILWLPSWYPTELTPFDGDFIQRHARAVSPFMPVHVFHLIRDRDRKWTRSTRLVEKVQGDLTETILYYASPNLPFRFLDKLVSQWKFMWLYRKHIRRIFEEKGFPELQHVHVVYKAGLIARWINKKWGIPFVLTEQWTIHLPEARPNLFDLPFAEQHLISRIMDHVEWVLPVSKYLGKAMKEHWPFIRFEVIPNVVDHGLFKPGTAPKSFDKLRLAHISTLTYQKDPESLCTALTLLKQRNVAFQLDLFGPATKEIKDLMQKAGIAEQVIFHGERPQIELARILGECHALVLYSRYETFGCVIIEANACGIPVVVPDTALMQEIVSPDINGVLVKPHDPIALADALQKMANGDIRFDADKIRESSLKYGMDVVGKQYVAVYEQLLLQLE, encoded by the coding sequence ATGCAAGAAGGCAAGGAAAAAAAATACATACTCTGGCTACCTTCCTGGTACCCCACCGAACTGACCCCTTTTGATGGGGATTTTATTCAACGGCATGCAAGGGCCGTTTCCCCGTTCATGCCAGTACATGTATTTCACCTCATACGTGATCGCGATCGTAAATGGACCCGTAGTACGCGACTGGTGGAAAAAGTACAGGGGGATCTTACCGAAACGATCCTGTACTATGCAAGCCCGAACCTGCCATTTCGCTTTTTGGATAAACTTGTTTCCCAATGGAAATTCATGTGGTTGTATCGGAAACATATCCGAAGAATATTTGAGGAAAAGGGTTTCCCTGAGTTGCAGCATGTGCATGTCGTCTATAAAGCGGGATTGATCGCGCGATGGATCAACAAGAAATGGGGAATACCTTTTGTGCTAACCGAACAGTGGACGATCCATTTGCCAGAAGCAAGACCTAATCTCTTTGATCTTCCTTTTGCTGAGCAACACCTTATTTCCCGGATCATGGATCATGTGGAATGGGTACTGCCTGTGTCAAAGTACCTGGGAAAAGCCATGAAAGAACACTGGCCCTTTATTCGTTTTGAAGTGATCCCAAACGTGGTCGATCATGGATTGTTCAAACCCGGAACAGCACCAAAGTCATTCGATAAACTGAGACTGGCACATATTTCTACACTGACCTACCAGAAGGATCCGGAATCGCTCTGCACAGCGCTGACTTTACTAAAGCAACGGAATGTGGCTTTTCAATTGGATCTGTTCGGGCCGGCCACAAAGGAAATAAAAGACCTGATGCAAAAAGCGGGTATAGCAGAGCAGGTAATTTTTCATGGTGAAAGACCTCAGATCGAACTGGCTCGTATCCTGGGCGAATGTCATGCCCTCGTTTTATATTCCCGCTATGAAACTTTTGGTTGCGTGATCATTGAGGCCAATGCCTGTGGTATCCCGGTAGTGGTTCCTGATACAGCCCTAATGCAGGAGATCGTTTCACCGGATATAAATGGCGTCCTGGTCAAACCTCATGATCCGATCGCGCTCGCAGATGCATTGCAAAAAATGGCAAACGGGGACATTCGGTTTGATGCCGATAAAATCCGTGAATCCAGTTTAAAATATGGAATGGATGTAGTGGGAAAACAGTATGTGGCAGTGTATGAGCAACTGTTGCTTCAGCTCGAATAA